The uncultured Treponema sp. genome includes a region encoding these proteins:
- the rplL gene encoding 50S ribosomal protein L7/L12 produces the protein MAALTNDEILEAIANMTVQQAADLVKAMEEKFGVSAAAPVAVAAGPAAAAEEEQTEFTVTLESIDPAKKMDVIKAVKAATGLGLKEAMAIVTGAPQVVKEGVSKADADKLIADITAAGGKVSKK, from the coding sequence ATGGCAGCTCTTACAAATGATGAAATTCTTGAAGCAATTGCAAACATGACAGTTCAGCAGGCAGCTGATCTCGTAAAAGCAATGGAAGAAAAATTCGGTGTTTCTGCGGCAGCACCTGTAGCAGTAGCAGCAGGTCCAGCAGCGGCAGCTGAAGAAGAGCAGACAGAATTTACTGTTACTCTTGAATCTATTGATCCAGCAAAGAAGATGGATGTTATTAAGGCTGTTAAGGCTGCAACAGGTCTTGGTCTTAAAGAAGCAATGGCAATCGTTACTGGTGCTCCACAGGTTGTTAAAGAGGGAGTATCTAAGGCTGATGCTGACAAGCTTATCGCTGACATCACTGCTGCTGGTGGAAAAGTTAGCAAGAAATAA
- the rpsL gene encoding 30S ribosomal protein S12 → MPTINQLIRKGRQSSAKRTKAPALQSCPQKRGVCTRVMTMTPKKPNSALRKIARVRLSNGIEVTAYIPGIGHNLQEHSVVLVRGGRVKDLPGVRYHIIRGTKDTLGVDGRKRARSKYGAKKPKA, encoded by the coding sequence ATGCCTACAATAAACCAATTAATTCGTAAAGGACGTCAGTCTTCTGCAAAAAGAACTAAGGCCCCCGCACTTCAGTCTTGTCCGCAGAAACGCGGTGTTTGCACACGTGTTATGACAATGACTCCAAAGAAACCGAACTCGGCTCTTCGTAAGATTGCCCGTGTTCGCTTGAGCAATGGAATCGAAGTTACTGCATATATTCCAGGAATTGGACATAACTTGCAGGAACACTCAGTTGTACTTGTTCGCGGTGGACGTGTAAAGGATCTTCCTGGTGTACGCTACCATATTATCCGCGGTACAAAAGATACTCTTGGCGTTGATGGACGCAAAAGAGCCCGTTCAAAATACGGCGCTAAAAAACCAAAGGCATAA
- the tuf gene encoding elongation factor Tu, whose protein sequence is MAKEEFNRTKPHMNVGTIGHVDHGKTTLSAAITAYCAKKYGDKLLKYDEIDNAPEEKARGITINSRHLEYQSDKRHYAHIDCPGHADYIKNMITGAAQMDGAILVVSAPDSVMPQTKEHLLLARQVGVPKIIVFLNKVDLVDDPDLLMLVVDEVKETLKGYGFSEDTPIIQGSAFKALNESDNPENTKCIEELLTAMDTWFDDPVRDDQKPFLMPIEDIFTITGRGTVVTGRIERGVIHMGDAVEIVGIRPTQSSTVTGIEMFNKTLNEGMAGDNAGILLRGVEKKDVIRGQVLAAPGSIHPHTKFEAQIYVLSKEEGGRHSPFFTGYRPQFYFRTTDITGTVELEPGTDMVKPGDNVKIIGELIHPIAMDEGLKLAIREGGRTIASGQVTKIIE, encoded by the coding sequence ATGGCAAAGGAAGAGTTCAACAGAACTAAACCTCACATGAACGTTGGTACTATCGGTCACGTTGACCATGGTAAGACTACACTTTCTGCTGCTATCACTGCTTATTGTGCAAAAAAATACGGTGATAAGCTCTTGAAGTACGATGAAATCGACAATGCGCCAGAGGAAAAGGCTCGTGGTATCACTATCAACAGCCGCCACCTTGAGTATCAGTCTGACAAGCGTCACTATGCACATATTGACTGCCCAGGACATGCTGACTACATCAAGAACATGATTACTGGTGCTGCTCAGATGGATGGAGCTATCCTCGTTGTTTCTGCTCCAGATTCAGTTATGCCACAGACAAAAGAGCACCTTCTTCTTGCTCGTCAGGTTGGCGTACCAAAGATTATCGTATTCCTTAACAAGGTTGACCTTGTTGACGATCCAGATCTTCTTATGCTCGTTGTTGACGAAGTAAAAGAAACTCTCAAAGGATACGGCTTCTCTGAGGACACACCAATTATCCAGGGTTCTGCATTCAAGGCTTTGAACGAATCTGACAACCCAGAAAACACAAAATGCATCGAAGAGCTTCTTACAGCTATGGACACATGGTTCGATGATCCAGTTCGCGATGACCAGAAACCATTCCTTATGCCAATTGAAGACATCTTCACAATCACAGGACGTGGTACTGTTGTTACTGGACGTATCGAGCGCGGTGTTATCCACATGGGTGACGCTGTTGAAATTGTTGGTATCCGCCCAACACAGTCTTCTACTGTAACTGGAATCGAAATGTTCAACAAGACTCTTAACGAAGGTATGGCTGGTGACAATGCTGGTATTCTTCTTCGTGGTGTTGAAAAGAAAGATGTTATCCGCGGACAGGTTCTTGCTGCTCCAGGAAGCATCCACCCACACACAAAGTTCGAGGCTCAGATTTACGTTCTTTCAAAGGAAGAAGGTGGACGCCACAGCCCGTTCTTCACAGGTTACCGCCCACAGTTCTACTTCAGAACAACAGATATTACTGGTACTGTTGAACTTGAACCAGGAACAGATATGGTAAAACCTGGCGACAACGTTAAGATTATCGGTGAACTTATTCACCCAATCGCTATGGATGAAGGTCTTAAGCTTGCTATCCGTGAAGGTGGACGCACAATCGCTTCTGGACAGGTAACAAAGATTATCGAATAG
- the rpsG gene encoding 30S ribosomal protein S7, translating to MGRHKKSVNRPVMPDERYNSVVISKFVTRMMLDGKKQICQKIVYEALDKLKTKTDKDPLEVFLKALENVKPMVEVKSRRVGGATYQVPIEIRDARREALGMRWMINAARSRNGHGMAETLAAEIFDAFNNTGSAYKKKEDTHKMAEANKAFAHYRW from the coding sequence ATGGGAAGACATAAGAAATCAGTTAACCGTCCGGTTATGCCAGACGAAAGATATAACAGCGTAGTTATTTCAAAATTTGTAACACGCATGATGCTTGATGGAAAAAAACAGATTTGCCAGAAAATCGTTTACGAGGCTTTGGACAAATTGAAGACAAAGACTGACAAGGATCCTCTTGAAGTGTTCCTTAAAGCTTTGGAAAATGTAAAGCCAATGGTGGAAGTAAAAAGCCGCCGCGTTGGTGGAGCTACATATCAGGTTCCTATTGAAATTCGTGACGCACGCCGCGAAGCTCTTGGAATGAGATGGATGATTAACGCTGCCCGCTCACGCAACGGACACGGAATGGCTGAAACTCTTGCTGCTGAAATCTTTGATGCTTTCAACAACACAGGTTCTGCTTATAAGAAGAAGGAAGATACACACAAAATGGCAGAGGCAAACAAGGCTTTTGCACATTACCGCTGGTAG
- the rpoC gene encoding DNA-directed RNA polymerase subunit beta', translating to MRDIQDFTSLKIKLASPENIRSWSYGEVKKPETINYRTLRPERDGLFCERIFGTTKEWECYCGKFKSIRYKGVVCDRCGVEVTHFKVRRERTGHIDLAAPVSHIWYYHSVPSRMGLLLDLQVAALRSILYYEKYIVIEPGDTDLKKNQLLTEDEYLEAQERYGGAFTAGMGAEAIKTLLENLDLDALAAELRAKMIEKGPKSDKRLLKRIEIVENFRTSENKASWMILDVIPVIPPDLRPMVQLDGGRFATSDLNDLYRRVINRNNRLKKLQSLSAPDIIIRNEKRMLQEAVDSLFDNSKRKQRVLKGAANRPLKSISDMLKGKQGRFRQNLLGKRVDYSGRSVIVVGPELKLWQCGLPEKMALELFKPFIMKKLVDKGVVFNIKKARSLVESESTEVFAILDEVVREHPVMLNRAPTLHRLGIQAFEPVLVPGKALKLHPLACKAFNADFDGDQMAIHVPLTQAAQMECWTLMLSARNLLDPANGNTIVAPSQDMVLGIYYMTSIKPNAKGTGKFFSSADEVRLAASSGAIEWQAEIKVHKNILNKCVNSDKEPDSKYILTSAGRMAFNESMPDEVDFYNEQLGDKKLKKMIESVYHNEQTSDKRIKNLIEEKYQFETFDAETLDKVIEDASLRKQIDKIYNRETPLEEYKLRKILPSLYAIDRGWLTIQMLDAIKACGYKNATFYGATLSMDDILVPEEKEAMVAEANKEVEKIVGQWNSGAITADERYNKSVTVWENTNEKLTNLMMDNLAKHKDGFNTIYMMATSGARGSKKQISQLAAMRGLMQKPNGDIIELPIRANFKEGLSVIEFFISTNGARKGLSDTALKTADAGYMTRRLVDVAQDVVVNEEDCGTINGIDYAAIKDGDTITVPLAKRIAGHYTIERVIDPVSGELLCDVNQYIDESLAEKIDKAGVEKVKLRTVLTCESKHGICVKCYGKDLARNKIVEIGEAVGTIAAQSIGQPGTQLTLRTFHTGGAAEGGQKDNHIAMKYDVYIKSLEGTHVVAKNGDWLFTRRGSMIVTKLFKSYAFDSSDEVLVEDGAYVRKDNPILKHKGQEVLASDGGRIIIKDNVIYLTSNDQKVEISNGSTVYSKYTEASCIAKAGEPVGEFDPYSEPIIAEVSGYIHYEDIIDGVTLETKTDIQTGAVERRISDLHLDVKQPRIIITDEDGNELGSYHMPVGAILSNDIKDKGKVEAGTTLAKMAKDAAKANDITLGLPRVSELFEARKPKNPAVIAKITGTVKFDKIVKGKRTVIVVDEYGKEHSHLVPMVKRLLVRDGDKVEAGEKLCDGAVDAHDVLSVLGEDRLQNFLMDEIQSVYRAQGVDINDKHIGTIIRQMLKKVEIIKVGDTRFIYGQQVDKYTFREENDRVVAEGGQPAVACPMFQGITKAALAADSFISACSFQETTRVLTNAAIAGSVDNLHGLKENIIIGHRIPAGTGIRQYNNVKLSDNSSADLDAKMKEILEQRMLEMKEAEEAAVVPAMDSASDED from the coding sequence ATGCGTGATATTCAGGATTTCACAAGCCTTAAAATTAAACTTGCTTCCCCGGAAAATATCCGTTCATGGTCTTACGGTGAAGTAAAAAAGCCGGAAACTATAAATTACCGCACTCTTCGCCCGGAGAGGGACGGACTTTTCTGCGAGCGCATCTTTGGTACAACAAAAGAATGGGAATGCTACTGCGGAAAATTCAAGTCAATCCGCTATAAAGGCGTTGTCTGCGACCGCTGTGGAGTTGAAGTTACACACTTTAAAGTCCGCCGTGAGCGCACTGGACACATTGACTTGGCGGCTCCTGTTAGCCACATTTGGTATTATCATTCAGTTCCTAGCCGCATGGGACTTTTGCTTGATTTGCAGGTGGCAGCTCTCCGCTCAATTCTTTACTATGAAAAATATATTGTAATTGAGCCGGGCGACACAGATTTAAAGAAAAATCAGCTTTTGACAGAAGATGAATATCTTGAAGCGCAGGAACGTTATGGCGGAGCATTTACAGCGGGAATGGGAGCAGAGGCAATCAAGACTTTGCTTGAAAACCTTGATCTTGATGCTCTTGCTGCTGAACTCCGTGCCAAAATGATTGAAAAAGGTCCAAAGAGCGACAAACGTCTTTTGAAGAGAATTGAAATTGTAGAAAATTTCCGCACTTCAGAAAACAAGGCTTCTTGGATGATTTTGGATGTTATTCCGGTTATTCCGCCGGATTTGCGCCCTATGGTTCAGCTTGACGGAGGACGCTTTGCAACTTCCGACTTGAACGACCTTTACCGCCGTGTAATCAACCGCAACAACCGTTTAAAGAAGCTTCAGTCTTTGTCTGCGCCGGACATTATTATCCGCAACGAAAAACGCATGCTTCAGGAAGCAGTTGACTCATTGTTTGACAACTCTAAGCGCAAACAGCGTGTTCTAAAAGGCGCTGCAAACCGTCCGCTTAAATCAATCAGCGATATGTTGAAGGGAAAGCAGGGACGTTTCCGCCAGAATTTGCTTGGAAAACGCGTTGACTATTCTGGACGTTCTGTAATTGTTGTTGGACCTGAGCTTAAGCTTTGGCAGTGCGGTCTTCCTGAAAAAATGGCGTTGGAACTTTTCAAGCCATTTATAATGAAGAAACTTGTTGACAAGGGCGTTGTCTTCAATATTAAAAAAGCCCGTTCACTTGTAGAAAGCGAATCTACAGAAGTTTTTGCAATTCTTGATGAAGTTGTCCGCGAGCATCCTGTAATGCTTAACCGCGCTCCTACTTTGCACCGCTTGGGAATTCAGGCATTTGAGCCGGTTCTTGTTCCGGGAAAAGCATTGAAGCTTCATCCTTTGGCTTGTAAAGCGTTTAACGCTGACTTCGACGGCGACCAGATGGCGATTCACGTGCCTCTTACTCAGGCTGCGCAGATGGAATGCTGGACACTTATGCTTTCTGCACGCAACCTTCTTGACCCGGCAAACGGAAATACGATTGTAGCTCCTTCTCAGGACATGGTTTTGGGAATTTACTACATGACTTCTATAAAGCCGAATGCAAAAGGCACAGGAAAATTCTTCTCTAGCGCGGATGAAGTTCGTCTTGCGGCTTCTAGCGGAGCGATTGAATGGCAGGCGGAAATCAAGGTTCACAAGAATATTCTCAACAAGTGCGTAAACAGCGACAAAGAGCCTGACAGCAAGTATATTCTTACATCTGCCGGACGAATGGCTTTCAATGAGTCAATGCCGGACGAAGTTGACTTCTACAACGAGCAGCTTGGCGACAAAAAGCTCAAGAAGATGATTGAAAGCGTTTACCACAACGAGCAGACAAGCGACAAGCGCATAAAGAATCTCATTGAAGAAAAATATCAGTTTGAAACTTTTGATGCGGAAACATTGGACAAAGTCATTGAAGATGCTTCCCTCAGAAAACAGATTGACAAAATCTACAATAGAGAAACTCCGCTTGAAGAATACAAGCTCAGAAAAATCCTTCCAAGCCTTTATGCAATTGACCGCGGCTGGCTTACAATCCAGATGCTTGACGCAATCAAAGCCTGCGGATACAAAAACGCTACATTCTACGGCGCAACTCTTTCAATGGACGATATTCTTGTTCCAGAAGAAAAAGAAGCTATGGTTGCAGAAGCAAACAAAGAAGTTGAAAAAATCGTTGGTCAGTGGAACAGCGGTGCTATTACAGCTGATGAACGCTACAACAAGTCTGTTACAGTTTGGGAAAACACAAACGAAAAGCTTACAAACCTCATGATGGACAACCTTGCAAAACACAAGGACGGATTTAACACTATCTATATGATGGCTACATCTGGTGCCCGTGGTTCAAAGAAACAGATTTCCCAGCTTGCGGCAATGCGTGGACTTATGCAGAAGCCTAACGGAGACATCATTGAACTTCCAATCCGCGCGAACTTCAAGGAAGGACTTTCAGTTATTGAATTCTTTATTTCAACAAACGGTGCGCGCAAAGGTTTGTCTGACACAGCTTTGAAGACTGCCGATGCCGGTTACATGACACGCCGTCTTGTAGATGTTGCTCAGGATGTTGTTGTAAATGAAGAAGACTGCGGAACAATCAACGGAATTGACTACGCTGCAATCAAGGACGGAGACACTATTACTGTTCCTTTGGCAAAGCGCATTGCAGGACATTATACAATTGAACGTGTAATCGACCCTGTTTCCGGCGAACTTCTTTGCGATGTAAACCAATATATAGATGAAAGTCTTGCTGAAAAAATCGACAAGGCTGGCGTTGAAAAAGTTAAGCTTCGCACAGTTCTTACTTGCGAAAGCAAACACGGAATCTGCGTAAAATGCTACGGAAAAGACCTTGCCCGCAACAAGATTGTTGAAATCGGTGAAGCGGTTGGAACTATTGCGGCCCAGTCAATCGGTCAGCCGGGTACACAGCTTACACTTCGTACATTCCATACTGGTGGTGCTGCGGAAGGTGGACAGAAAGACAACCATATTGCAATGAAATACGATGTTTACATCAAGAGCCTTGAGGGAACTCACGTTGTTGCAAAAAATGGCGACTGGCTCTTTACACGCCGTGGCTCAATGATTGTTACAAAGCTCTTCAAGTCTTATGCTTTTGATTCTTCTGATGAAGTTCTTGTTGAAGACGGAGCTTATGTCCGCAAGGATAATCCGATTCTGAAACACAAAGGACAGGAAGTTCTTGCTTCTGACGGTGGTCGCATTATCATAAAAGACAATGTGATTTACCTTACAAGCAATGACCAGAAAGTTGAAATTTCCAACGGTTCGACTGTATATTCAAAATACACAGAAGCTTCTTGCATTGCAAAAGCCGGCGAGCCTGTAGGTGAATTCGATCCTTATAGCGAGCCGATTATTGCAGAAGTTTCAGGCTACATTCATTATGAAGACATTATTGACGGCGTAACTCTTGAAACAAAGACTGATATTCAGACTGGAGCTGTTGAACGCCGTATTTCTGATCTTCACCTTGATGTAAAACAGCCTCGTATTATTATTACGGACGAAGACGGAAACGAGCTTGGAAGCTACCACATGCCGGTTGGCGCTATTTTGAGCAACGACATCAAGGACAAGGGAAAGGTTGAAGCCGGAACAACTCTTGCAAAAATGGCAAAAGACGCTGCAAAGGCAAACGATATTACTCTTGGTCTTCCTCGTGTTTCTGAGCTTTTCGAAGCGCGCAAGCCAAAGAATCCTGCTGTAATAGCAAAGATTACTGGAACTGTAAAATTCGACAAGATTGTAAAAGGAAAAAGAACAGTTATCGTTGTTGATGAATACGGAAAAGAACACAGCCACCTTGTTCCTATGGTTAAGCGTCTTCTTGTCCGCGATGGCGATAAAGTTGAAGCCGGAGAAAAACTTTGCGATGGAGCAGTAGACGCGCACGATGTTCTTTCTGTTCTTGGTGAAGACCGCCTTCAGAACTTCCTTATGGATGAAATTCAGTCTGTTTACCGCGCTCAGGGCGTAGATATTAATGATAAGCATATCGGAACTATTATCCGCCAGATGCTTAAGAAAGTCGAAATCATCAAAGTTGGAGACACAAGATTTATCTACGGTCAGCAGGTTGACAAGTACACATTCCGCGAAGAAAACGACAGAGTTGTTGCGGAAGGCGGACAGCCAGCTGTTGCTTGCCCAATGTTCCAGGGAATTACAAAAGCTGCTCTTGCCGCTGACTCATTCATTTCGGCTTGTTCATTCCAGGAAACAACTCGTGTTCTTACAAACGCTGCGATTGCAGGTTCTGTAGACAATCTTCACGGTCTTAAGGAAAACATTATTATTGGACACAGAATTCCTGCCGGTACAGGAATCCGCCAGTACAACAATGTAAAGCTTTCGGACAATTCAAGCGCCGACTTGGATGCCAAGATGAAGGAAATCCTTGAGCAGCGTATGCTTGAAATGAAGGAAGCTGAAGAAGCCGCGGTTGTTCCAGCAATGGATTCTGCTTCGGACGAGGATTAA
- the rpoB gene encoding DNA-directed RNA polymerase subunit beta, with protein sequence MFAKSKKIVRQYIGKDIQDFMELPNLIDIQLSSYEEFIQKDRIEKGEPLLNQGLQEVFTSTFPIESPAGDMSLEYEFYELDYAGMKFTEQECKKKGVSYAVPLKARINLNFKETGAILQKDIYMGDVPLMTDRGTFVINGAERVVVSQIHRSPGVIFQRDKGVLSSRIIPYRGSWLEFEIDQKKELIYAKIDRKKKILGTIFLRALGYSTREEILNCFYVTEDVKIPSDSEKRDELSGRVLGKPVIIKDEEAGEEKKLFRAGDKLHPHDIDDLVANGIKEINVIKFNMKKRPDDKEEKNPSLDSEMIVNCFEREEIVFSKEGSSTADEPTKEECLSKVYAVLMPGEPITVEAAERDLTTMFFSVRRYDLGRVGRYKLNKKFDYKEPVEDVTLTKEDIINTMKHLIEVYIGDEPLDDIDHLGRRRVRSVGELLTNQFKTAFARMERIAKDRMNLKETETLKPGDLISIKPIISSIREFFGSSQLSQFMDQCNPLAELTHKRRLNALGPGGLSRDRAGFEVRDVHYTHYGRMCPIETPEGPNIGLIVSLAIFTRVNEYGFLEEPYRKVVNGKATNEVEYLDPMDEDKYYVGQVTEGMKADGSFPTDLVSCRHRGDYTSRSPKDIQYMDVSPRQVISVSASLVPFLEHDDANRALMGCNMQRQAVPLLFPEPPHVGTGMEQKTAYDSGVLTKARRAGTVKWVESDLIKIKPDGVKGDVFDEYPLLKYQKTNSDTVNHQRPTVQVGEHVEAGGVIADGPATFNGELALGRNILVGFVPWNGYNYEDAVLISQRVVKEDMYTSVHIHEFQTEIRETKLGPERITRDIPNTSEKILDNLDSEGIVRIGAKVRSGDILVGKVTPKSETETTPEFKLLNSIFGEKAKEVRDSSLKLPHGVQGVVIDIQRLKRSEGDELQPGVDEQVKVIIADKRKLVVGDKMAGRHGNKGVVARILPVEDMPYLEDGTPLDVCLNPLGVPSRMNIGQIMESELGRAGLVLNEWYNSPAFQTPSQEQIAEKLVQAGLSPDCKQIVHDGFTGEPFLNPIFVGVIYFMKLHHLVDDKMHARSTGPYSLVTQQPLGGKAQFGGQRLGEMEVWALEAYGAANTLQEMMTIKSDDMNGRSKVYESIVKGEPTAPIGVPESFNVLVQELRGLALDFTIYDDKGKQIALTERDQELIDKVGAGFDKENENA encoded by the coding sequence ATGTTCGCAAAGAGCAAGAAAATTGTTCGCCAGTACATAGGAAAAGACATCCAGGATTTCATGGAGCTTCCTAATCTTATCGACATTCAGCTTTCTTCCTACGAAGAATTCATCCAAAAAGACAGAATTGAAAAAGGCGAGCCGCTTTTAAATCAAGGACTTCAGGAAGTTTTCACTTCAACTTTCCCTATTGAAAGTCCGGCCGGTGATATGTCGCTTGAATATGAATTTTATGAGCTTGACTATGCCGGAATGAAATTCACCGAGCAGGAATGCAAGAAAAAAGGTGTTTCTTATGCAGTTCCGTTAAAGGCCCGCATCAATCTTAATTTTAAAGAAACTGGAGCTATTCTCCAAAAAGATATTTACATGGGCGATGTTCCTCTTATGACAGACAGGGGAACTTTCGTTATCAATGGCGCAGAACGCGTTGTTGTAAGCCAGATTCACCGTTCGCCTGGAGTTATTTTTCAGCGCGACAAGGGCGTTTTGTCTAGTCGCATAATTCCTTACCGCGGTTCTTGGCTTGAATTTGAAATCGACCAGAAAAAAGAACTTATTTACGCAAAAATCGACCGCAAGAAGAAAATCTTGGGCACAATTTTCCTCCGTGCGCTTGGATATTCAACACGTGAAGAAATTCTAAATTGCTTCTATGTTACAGAAGATGTAAAAATTCCTTCAGATTCAGAAAAACGCGACGAGCTTTCAGGAAGAGTTCTTGGAAAACCGGTAATCATAAAAGATGAGGAAGCTGGCGAAGAAAAGAAATTGTTCCGCGCAGGCGACAAGCTTCATCCGCATGATATTGATGACCTTGTTGCAAACGGAATCAAGGAAATAAATGTAATAAAGTTCAACATGAAAAAACGCCCTGACGACAAAGAGGAAAAAAATCCTTCTTTGGACAGCGAAATGATTGTGAACTGCTTTGAGCGTGAAGAAATTGTGTTCTCTAAGGAAGGTTCTTCTACTGCGGACGAGCCTACAAAGGAAGAATGCCTTTCAAAAGTTTACGCTGTCTTGATGCCGGGCGAGCCGATTACTGTTGAAGCTGCAGAACGCGACCTTACAACTATGTTCTTTAGCGTGCGCCGCTACGACTTGGGACGCGTTGGACGCTACAAGCTTAATAAAAAATTCGACTATAAAGAGCCGGTTGAAGATGTAACACTTACAAAAGAAGACATCATCAACACAATGAAGCATCTTATAGAAGTTTACATTGGCGACGAGCCACTTGATGATATTGACCACTTGGGACGCCGCCGTGTTCGTTCTGTTGGCGAGCTTCTTACAAATCAGTTCAAGACAGCTTTTGCACGCATGGAGCGCATTGCAAAGGACCGCATGAACTTAAAGGAAACTGAAACTCTTAAACCGGGAGATTTGATTTCTATAAAGCCGATTATTTCTTCTATCCGTGAATTCTTTGGTTCAAGCCAGCTTTCACAGTTCATGGATCAGTGTAATCCGCTTGCAGAGCTTACTCATAAACGCCGTCTTAACGCATTGGGACCGGGCGGTCTTTCACGCGACAGGGCAGGCTTTGAAGTCCGCGACGTTCACTATACTCATTATGGACGAATGTGCCCTATTGAAACTCCTGAAGGTCCGAATATCGGTCTTATTGTTTCCCTTGCGATTTTTACCCGCGTAAATGAATACGGCTTCCTTGAAGAGCCTTACCGCAAAGTTGTAAACGGAAAGGCAACAAATGAAGTTGAATATCTTGATCCAATGGATGAAGATAAATACTACGTTGGTCAGGTTACAGAAGGAATGAAGGCTGATGGTTCGTTCCCAACAGACTTGGTTTCTTGCCGCCACCGTGGAGACTACACAAGCCGTTCTCCAAAAGATATTCAGTACATGGACGTTTCTCCACGTCAGGTAATTTCTGTTTCAGCTTCTCTTGTTCCGTTCCTTGAGCATGACGATGCTAACCGCGCGTTGATGGGTTGTAACATGCAGCGTCAGGCTGTTCCTCTTTTGTTCCCGGAGCCGCCTCATGTTGGCACAGGCATGGAGCAGAAGACAGCTTACGATTCTGGAGTTCTTACAAAAGCCCGCCGTGCAGGAACTGTAAAATGGGTTGAAAGCGACCTTATTAAAATCAAGCCAGATGGAGTCAAAGGCGATGTATTTGATGAATATCCACTGCTCAAATATCAGAAGACAAACAGCGACACTGTAAACCATCAGCGTCCTACAGTTCAGGTTGGCGAGCACGTTGAAGCCGGCGGAGTCATTGCAGACGGTCCTGCTACTTTCAATGGTGAGCTTGCTTTGGGACGCAATATTCTTGTTGGATTTGTTCCGTGGAATGGATACAACTACGAGGATGCTGTTCTTATCAGCCAGCGCGTTGTAAAAGAGGATATGTATACTTCTGTTCATATCCACGAGTTCCAGACTGAAATCCGTGAGACAAAACTTGGACCTGAGCGCATTACACGTGATATTCCAAACACTTCAGAAAAAATTCTTGACAATCTTGACTCTGAAGGAATTGTACGCATCGGCGCAAAAGTCCGCTCGGGCGATATTCTTGTTGGAAAAGTTACTCCAAAGAGCGAAACAGAAACCACACCGGAATTCAAGCTTTTGAATTCTATTTTCGGTGAAAAGGCAAAAGAAGTCCGCGATTCTTCACTTAAGCTTCCTCATGGAGTTCAGGGCGTTGTAATTGACATTCAGCGTCTTAAGAGAAGTGAGGGTGATGAGCTTCAGCCTGGCGTAGATGAGCAGGTAAAAGTTATTATCGCAGACAAACGCAAGCTTGTTGTTGGTGATAAGATGGCAGGACGCCACGGAAACAAAGGTGTTGTTGCCCGCATTCTTCCTGTTGAAGATATGCCTTACCTTGAGGACGGAACTCCGCTCGATGTTTGCTTGAATCCTCTTGGTGTTCCTTCGCGCATGAACATCGGACAGATTATGGAATCTGAGCTTGGAAGAGCCGGTCTTGTTTTGAATGAATGGTATAATTCGCCTGCGTTCCAGACACCTAGCCAGGAGCAGATTGCGGAAAAACTTGTTCAGGCTGGACTTTCGCCGGACTGCAAGCAGATTGTGCACGACGGATTTACAGGCGAGCCTTTCCTGAACCCAATTTTCGTTGGTGTTATATACTTTATGAAGCTTCACCACTTGGTTGACGACAAGATGCACGCGCGTTCAACAGGACCATATTCTCTTGTTACTCAGCAGCCGTTGGGAGGAAAAGCCCAGTTCGGTGGTCAGCGTCTTGGAGAAATGGAAGTTTGGGCGCTTGAGGCTTATGGTGCTGCAAATACATTGCAGGAAATGATGACAATCAAATCTGATGACATGAACGGACGTTCTAAAGTTTACGAGTCGATTGTCAAGGGTGAGCCAACAGCTCCAATCGGAGTGCCGGAATCATTCAACGTTTTGGTTCAGGAACTTCGCGGACTTGCGTTGGACTTTACTATTTATGATGACAAAGGCAAGCAGATTGCCCTTACTGAACGTGATCAGGAGCTTATTGACAAAGTAGGCGCTGGTTTTGACAAGGAGAACGAAAATGCGTGA